A genomic region of Sander vitreus isolate 19-12246 chromosome 11, sanVit1, whole genome shotgun sequence contains the following coding sequences:
- the nr4a2a gene encoding nuclear receptor subfamily 4 group A member 2a, translating to MPCVQAQYGSSPQGASPASQSYSYHTAGEYSCDFLTPEFVKFSMDLTNTEITATTSLPSFSTFMDNYNTSYDVKPPCLYQMPHSGEQSSIKVEDVQMHNYHQQSHLPPQSEEMMAHSGPMYFKPSSPHAPSTPNFQVQPNHMWEDPGSLHSFHQNYVAATSHMMDQRKNPVSRLSLFSFKQSPPGTPVSSCQMRFDGPLHVSMNHDNPGVHRGLDGQSFAVPIRKQAGLAFPHSLQLGHGHQLVDSQVPSPPSRGSPSNEGLCAVCGDNAACQHYGVRTCEGCKGFFKRTVQKNAKYVCLANKNCPVDKRRRNRCQFCRFQKCIVVGMVREVVRTDNLKGRRGRLPSKPKSPQEPSPPSPPVSLISALVRTHVDSNPSMSALDYSRFQANPDYQMTGDNTQHIQQFYDLLTGSMEIIRGWAEKIPGFSDLSKQDQDLLFESAFLELFVLRLAYRSNPVEGKLIFCNGVVLHRLQCVRGFGEWVDAIVDFSSNLQSMNIDISAFSCIAALAMVTERHGLKEPKRVEDLQNKIVNCLKDQVTFNGGGLNRPNYLSKLLGKLPELRTLCTQGLQRIFYLKLEDLVPPPAIIDKLFLDTLPF from the exons ATGCCCTGCGTTCAGGCTCAGTATGGATCATCACCTCAAGGAGCTAGTCCTGCTTCCCAGAGCTACAGCTACCACACCGCAGGAGAATACAGCTGCGACTTCTTAACACCTGAGTTTGTTAAGTTTAGCATGGACTTGACCAACACTGAAATCACAGCTACTACTTCTCTCCCAAGTTTCAGTACATTCATGGACAACTATAACACTAGTTACGACGTTAAACCGCCCTGTCTGTATCAGATGCCCCACTCTGGAGAGCAGTCCTCTATTAAGGTAGAGGACGTCCAGATGCACAACTACCATCAGCAGAGCCACCTGCCACCTCAGTCGGAGGAAATGATGGCTCATTCTGGGCCTATGTACTTCAAACCCTCTTCACCCCATGCCCCGAGTACACCAAACTTCCAGGTTCAGCCTAATCACATGTGGGAGGACCCTGGCTCCCTCCACAGTTTCCACCAGAACTATGTTGCGGCCACGTCTCATATGATGGACCAGCGCAAGAATCCGGTGTCAAGGCTGTCGCTCTTCTCCTTCAAGCAGTCCCCGCCCGGTACTCCTGTTTCCAGCTGTCAGATGCGGTTCGACGGGCCGCTGCACGTCTCCATGAACCACGACAACCCGGGTGTTCACCGCGGCCTGGACGGTCAGAGCTTTGCGGTGCCCATACGGAAACAGGCGGGTCTGGCCTTTCCTCACTCCCTGCAGCTCGGCCACGGGCACCAGCTGGTGGACAGCCAAGTGCCATCGCCCCCGTCCCGAGGATCTCCGTCAAACGAGGGTCTGTGTGCAGTATGTGGGGACAACGCAGCCTGCCAGCATTATGGAGTGAGAACCTGCGAGGGCTGCAAAGGATTTTTCAAG cGCACCGTTCAGAAAAATGCAAAGTATGTGTGTTTAGCAAATAAAAACTGCCCTGTCGACAAACGCCGAAGAAATCgttgccagttctgccgtttcCAAAAGTGCATTGTCGTCGGAATGGTGAGAGAAG TTGTCCGAACGGATAATCTAAAAGGTCGGAGAGGACGCCTACCATCCAAACCCAAAAGTCCACAGGAGCCCTCCCCACCCTCACCGCCGGTTAGCCTCATAAGCGCACTTGTTCGGACCCATGTGGACTCCAACCCCTCCATGTCCGCTTTGGACTACTCCAGA TTCCAGGCCAACCCTGACTACCAAATGACTGGCGACAACACTCAGCACATCCAACAGTTCTATGATCTCCTGACGGGCTCCATGGAGATCATCCGGGGCTGGGCGGAGAAGATCCCCGGCTTTTCTGACCTATCGAAGCAAGATCAAGATCTCCTCTTTGAATCCGCCTTCCTTGAACTTTTTGTCCTGCGGCTGGCGTACAG GTCCAACCCAGTGGAAGGAAAACTTATTTTTTGTAATGGAGTAGTGTTACACAGGCTACAGTGCGTCCGTGGATTTGGAGAGTGGGTGGACGCTATCGTGGACTTTTCTTCCAACTTGCAGAGCATGAACATAGACATCTCAGCGTTCTCCTGTATCGCAGCTCTGGCGATGGTAACAG AGCGACACGGGCTTAAGGAACCCAAGAGAGTCGAGGATCTCCAAAACAAGATAGTCAACTGCCTCAAAGATCAAGTGACATTCAATGGCGGTGGATTGAATCGTCCCAACTACTTGTCAAAACTCTTGGGAAAGCTCCCTGAACTGCGCACACTATGTACCCAAGGTCTGCAGCGTATCTTTTACCTAAAACTAGAAGATCTAGTCCCTCCGCCAGCAATAATTGACAAACTTTTCCTCGACACCCTACCTTTCTGA